Proteins encoded by one window of Roseibium sp. Sym1:
- a CDS encoding glycosyltransferase family 2 protein, producing the protein MTQSFLDGLAAAKGALAVTVVVPAKDEAENLPILLDEIEAALSGRRFEVIVIDDGSSDGTDIVLQDYAATHDWLRPVRHERSCGQSCAVRTGVQHARGDVVATIDGDGENNPAYIPELLDALEAAGPAVALAAGQRLGRKASLAKRYASKFANKLRGAILRDNTRDSGCGLKALRREVFLQLPYFDSWHRFLPALVIREGFGVTHIDVQDRQRRHGTSKYGIFDRALIGVLDLFGVWWLRRRRKKVPQVRPLT; encoded by the coding sequence ATGACACAGAGCTTTCTCGATGGGCTGGCAGCCGCCAAGGGAGCGCTTGCTGTGACTGTTGTTGTCCCGGCTAAGGACGAAGCAGAGAATCTTCCGATCCTTCTCGACGAGATCGAGGCGGCCCTGAGCGGGCGGCGTTTCGAGGTTATTGTCATCGATGACGGGTCCTCCGACGGCACCGACATTGTTCTTCAGGACTACGCCGCCACCCATGACTGGCTGCGGCCCGTGCGCCACGAACGTTCCTGCGGCCAGAGTTGTGCGGTTCGCACCGGCGTTCAGCATGCGCGCGGTGACGTGGTCGCGACCATCGACGGCGATGGCGAGAACAATCCTGCCTACATTCCCGAACTGCTCGACGCGCTGGAAGCGGCGGGGCCCGCCGTCGCGCTGGCTGCCGGTCAGCGCCTCGGGCGCAAGGCAAGTCTTGCGAAGCGCTATGCCTCGAAATTCGCCAACAAGCTTCGCGGTGCGATCCTGCGTGACAACACCCGTGACAGCGGTTGTGGACTGAAGGCCCTGCGCAGGGAGGTCTTTCTGCAACTGCCCTATTTCGACAGCTGGCACCGGTTCCTGCCCGCACTTGTGATCCGGGAGGGTTTCGGCGTCACCCATATTGACGTGCAAGATCGCCAGCGCCGGCATGGAACTTCCAAATACGGCATCTTTGACCGTGCGCTGATCGGCGTGCTCGATCTGTTCGGCGTGTGGTGGCTGCGCCGGCGGCGCAAGAAAGTTCCGCAAGTCCGGCCGCTGACCTGA
- a CDS encoding phosphatase PAP2 family protein, giving the protein MQSSSKQVRHILARMRGNIRRAVILFSGRGARADQNRDPLPPGQRPQDILAVLLLTVGIAVVAFDVPTYPWLRSLPGEYRSAFRTFTDIGKADWILISTGVTCLALLALEAGRYSFRLRMAIGSVFTYAAFIFYSVAATGLLAIAFKWSLGRARPKLYEEVGPVRFDFLAFDGTYTSFPSGHSTTVAALATALAFIFPAYRWLIVVAAFWLAFSRVMVGAHYPSDVIAGTLLGMTFTFFTVRALARRRIGFHLSAAGKIVPNMNKRSALSCLRAVWQVLRGQRGSGRVSPVSSRLDETERTNA; this is encoded by the coding sequence ATGCAGAGCAGCAGTAAACAGGTCAGGCATATTCTGGCGCGCATGCGCGGGAATATTCGGCGCGCTGTTATCTTGTTTTCAGGTCGCGGCGCGCGGGCCGATCAGAATCGTGATCCGTTGCCGCCCGGGCAACGGCCCCAGGACATCCTCGCCGTGTTGCTGCTGACGGTCGGTATCGCGGTAGTCGCCTTCGATGTGCCGACCTACCCATGGCTGCGTTCGCTTCCCGGGGAATACCGCTCCGCCTTTCGCACCTTTACCGATATCGGCAAGGCTGACTGGATCCTGATTTCGACCGGCGTGACCTGCCTGGCGCTCCTTGCACTGGAGGCGGGGCGCTACAGTTTCAGGCTGCGCATGGCGATCGGTTCCGTCTTCACCTACGCGGCCTTCATCTTCTATTCGGTTGCCGCCACGGGGCTCCTGGCGATCGCCTTCAAGTGGTCGCTCGGGCGCGCGCGCCCGAAACTCTACGAGGAAGTCGGCCCGGTCCGCTTCGACTTCCTGGCCTTTGACGGGACCTATACGAGCTTTCCCTCTGGACACTCGACCACGGTGGCGGCTCTGGCGACAGCGCTTGCCTTCATCTTTCCCGCTTACCGCTGGCTGATCGTCGTCGCCGCCTTTTGGCTGGCCTTCAGCCGGGTGATGGTGGGCGCACATTATCCGAGCGATGTCATTGCGGGCACCTTGCTGGGCATGACCTTCACATTCTTCACGGTCCGTGCGTTGGCGCGGCGCAGGATCGGTTTTCACCTGTCCGCCGCAGGAAAGATCGTACCCAACATGAACAAGCGCTCCGCGCTGTCCTGTCTGCGTGCGGTCTGGCAAGTGCTGCGTGGCCAAAGGGGCAGCGGCCGAGTAAGCCCGGTAAGTTCCCGGCTGGACGAAACAGAACGGACAAACGCATGA
- a CDS encoding ArnT family glycosyltransferase, with the protein MADKSDADTGQAPQHKAADPGEETGKHQAGNGSGTGNSVRKPVWLHVFGHDITAPFLLLFLSLVLFVPGQWTVPPLDRDEPRFTQATKQMLETQDYVDIRFQEQARHKKPVGIYWLQAAAAKLSGQGADAPLWVYRLPSLVGAILSVLASFWLARAFMGPAGALVASGFVALAIIVGVEARLAKTDAVLLATIIIAQGALARIWLKNQGKRLWGLAFIFWTALAASVLIKGPVGPMVVGFTVLGLFAFTRKFAWFKAASPLVGAIWFVLLVLPWFVAIWIATDGTFFTEAIGKDLLGKVGQGQEGHGAPPLTHLGAMLGVFWPLPAFVLIAVPLVWQERKSPLVLFAASWFVPSWVVFELVATKLPHYTMPLLPALALPVAAALIEGAGSFTRPWLRWVAAVLTGLPAIGLGVAAFAGPILLGVWPSPPGAVIVGLGAVFGIAAASRLLRGPALYALPAVTMSAICITVGVWGFVGPALTPIWVSPRLVAALDTIPGCADRSVRQVVTSGFHEPSFIFLEGTDTRIVSPKAAAEFLAEPASAATGSCRIAAIESREQAAFEASAAEIGLVPEARKEVDGLNINGGDDVRIKLYQNAKSVTGSENDNAEQQ; encoded by the coding sequence ATGGCGGACAAGAGCGACGCGGACACTGGACAGGCTCCTCAGCACAAGGCGGCCGACCCCGGAGAGGAAACAGGCAAGCATCAGGCCGGCAACGGGTCCGGAACAGGCAATTCCGTGCGCAAGCCTGTCTGGCTGCATGTTTTCGGTCATGACATCACGGCCCCGTTTCTGCTGCTGTTTCTTTCGCTTGTCCTGTTTGTTCCAGGCCAGTGGACGGTCCCCCCCCTTGACCGGGATGAGCCGCGTTTCACTCAGGCCACCAAGCAGATGCTGGAAACGCAGGACTATGTCGACATCCGCTTCCAGGAGCAGGCCCGGCACAAGAAACCGGTCGGCATCTATTGGCTGCAGGCGGCCGCCGCGAAGCTCTCGGGGCAGGGCGCGGACGCGCCGCTCTGGGTATACCGGTTGCCCTCACTTGTCGGGGCCATCCTGAGCGTGCTTGCCTCTTTCTGGCTGGCCCGGGCGTTCATGGGGCCGGCAGGTGCCCTGGTCGCCTCGGGCTTTGTCGCCCTGGCGATCATCGTCGGGGTCGAGGCGCGCCTGGCCAAGACCGATGCCGTGCTTCTTGCCACCATCATCATTGCGCAAGGGGCGCTTGCGCGAATCTGGCTGAAGAACCAGGGCAAGCGCTTGTGGGGACTGGCATTCATCTTCTGGACGGCCCTGGCGGCGAGTGTCCTGATAAAGGGACCGGTCGGGCCGATGGTTGTCGGGTTCACCGTGCTTGGTCTTTTTGCGTTCACACGCAAGTTCGCCTGGTTCAAGGCCGCATCTCCTTTGGTTGGGGCGATCTGGTTCGTGCTCCTGGTCCTGCCCTGGTTCGTGGCGATCTGGATCGCGACCGACGGCACCTTCTTCACCGAAGCGATCGGAAAGGATCTGCTGGGCAAGGTCGGGCAGGGTCAGGAGGGCCACGGCGCTCCTCCGCTGACTCATTTGGGAGCGATGCTCGGTGTTTTCTGGCCACTGCCGGCCTTCGTGCTGATTGCAGTTCCGCTTGTCTGGCAGGAACGAAAGAGCCCGCTCGTCCTTTTTGCCGCGTCCTGGTTCGTGCCGAGCTGGGTTGTCTTTGAACTCGTGGCGACCAAACTTCCGCACTACACGATGCCGCTCCTGCCGGCGCTGGCGTTGCCCGTCGCGGCCGCCCTGATCGAGGGAGCCGGCTCGTTTACGCGGCCATGGCTAAGGTGGGTCGCGGCGGTGCTGACCGGGCTGCCCGCGATTGGCCTCGGCGTGGCGGCCTTTGCGGGGCCGATCCTGCTCGGGGTATGGCCATCTCCCCCCGGAGCCGTCATCGTCGGGCTCGGCGCTGTTTTCGGGATTGCTGCCGCGAGCCGGCTTTTGCGCGGACCGGCGCTTTATGCGCTCCCGGCTGTCACGATGAGCGCAATCTGCATCACCGTCGGCGTGTGGGGCTTTGTCGGACCCGCGCTGACGCCCATTTGGGTCAGCCCGCGCCTGGTGGCGGCGTTGGACACCATCCCGGGCTGTGCCGACCGGAGTGTCCGGCAGGTGGTCACGTCCGGCTTCCACGAACCGAGTTTCATCTTCCTGGAGGGAACGGATACCCGCATCGTGTCGCCGAAAGCGGCTGCCGAATTCCTGGCTGAACCGGCCTCCGCTGCCACCGGATCCTGCCGGATAGCAGCCATAGAAAGCAGGGAACAAGCGGCGTTCGAAGCATCCGCCGCCGAGATTGGACTTGTGCCCGAGGCGCGAAAAGAGGTAGACGGCCTCAATATAAACGGCGGTGACGACGTCAGGATCAAACTCTACCAGAACGCCAAATCGGTCACGGGCTCAGAAAACGACAATGCAGAGCAGCAGTAA
- a CDS encoding phosphodiesterase — protein sequence MTLIAHMTDFHLRPRGLPCYRVSDTNMLAERAIRSLKALDTAPDALVVTGDLTDRSDPREYAVARRLLSELDMPVYILPGNHDSTDDMRREMTGFPGLSENADGKIFYTTEVGGVRLIVLDTHMPGKPCGELGANQLSWLEARLRENNQPTLIALHHPPALTGIRHMDAIGLIDAPALAEVLAPHAHVERILCGHLHRPIITAFAGKIMTLAPSTGHQVVLDLREDGPAMFNFEPAAYFLHYHSPETGVVSHMAYVEDYPGPYDFFADEGVVWPGDEA from the coding sequence ATGACCTTGATTGCCCACATGACCGATTTTCATTTGCGCCCGAGAGGCCTGCCCTGTTACCGCGTTTCCGACACCAACATGCTGGCCGAGCGCGCCATCCGGTCGCTGAAAGCGCTCGACACGGCACCTGACGCGCTCGTTGTCACGGGAGACCTGACCGACAGGAGCGACCCGCGCGAATATGCGGTCGCCAGGCGCCTTCTGTCCGAGCTGGACATGCCTGTTTACATTCTCCCGGGCAACCATGACAGCACGGATGACATGCGCCGTGAAATGACGGGCTTTCCCGGCCTGTCGGAAAACGCCGACGGCAAGATCTTCTATACAACCGAGGTCGGCGGTGTTCGCCTGATTGTTCTGGATACCCATATGCCAGGCAAACCCTGCGGAGAACTCGGTGCAAACCAGCTTTCCTGGCTGGAAGCACGGTTGCGGGAAAACAACCAGCCAACATTGATCGCCTTGCATCATCCGCCGGCCTTGACCGGAATCCGGCACATGGACGCGATCGGTCTCATCGATGCCCCGGCACTCGCGGAAGTGCTTGCCCCCCACGCACATGTCGAACGGATCCTGTGCGGTCACCTGCACCGGCCGATCATCACCGCATTCGCCGGCAAGATCATGACACTTGCCCCCAGCACCGGTCATCAGGTCGTCCTCGACCTGAGGGAAGACGGTCCGGCGATGTTCAATTTCGAACCCGCCGCCTATTTCCTGCATTACCACAGTCCTGAGACCGGCGTTGTCTCGCACATGGCCTATGTGGAGGACTATCCAGGTCCCTATGATTTCTTCGCCGATGAGGGCGTCGTGTGGCCGGGAGATGAAGCCTGA
- a CDS encoding CAP domain-containing protein: MALLATLTAACSVVPGGGDLEDKTVLTNQPVDQSAMLSMLNSYRQQNGLPPLRHDPELDAVSQKMARHIAERDSMQTWAHSAFGLSQRLDKAGYANYAAAENLGAGYADLSAAFRGWQGSEGHNKNLLNPYVTSVGIARTNRNTGKWRNFWVMTLARPFADGRPTLR, from the coding sequence ATGGCCTTGTTGGCCACCCTGACCGCGGCCTGCAGCGTCGTGCCGGGCGGCGGCGATCTTGAGGACAAGACGGTCCTGACAAACCAGCCCGTCGATCAGTCGGCAATGCTGTCGATGCTGAACAGTTACCGACAGCAAAACGGCCTGCCTCCGCTCCGCCACGACCCGGAACTCGATGCCGTTTCGCAAAAGATGGCGCGCCATATTGCCGAACGCGACAGCATGCAGACATGGGCGCACAGCGCTTTCGGTCTGTCACAGCGCCTCGACAAGGCCGGATATGCAAACTACGCGGCGGCTGAAAATCTGGGCGCTGGCTACGCAGACCTTTCGGCGGCGTTCCGCGGCTGGCAGGGGTCGGAAGGGCACAACAAGAACCTGCTCAATCCCTATGTCACCAGCGTCGGGATTGCGCGTACAAACAGGAACACGGGCAAGTGGCGGAACTTCTGGGTGATGACACTTGCACGTCCCTTCGCTGACGGACGCCCAACCCTCCGGTGA
- a CDS encoding YcaO-like family protein, producing the protein MPVELAGLGSDILSDLARAGLLRSERGGAVPELRVTDEGLRLFVPLLERYQVRLVPMVRDACPVRFCTGLLKDRDTAASSSAPLTGPIPAGGQGDFEKNAALSCLGELAERLSLCSLGVGDPRIFVDRNEQPEVDFPELMGLSAAQAAKMAGTLTAKIGARPDGMTGWQSLSDRRIGLRNLVNGHQVQFPSFGVLFQESELATDGALTFASSVGSAVWPTLGGARERALLELAERDAVAQAWYNRLGITCLKREMLRDVLPAPLTDYLNAQIRCWGVFLLSTDLPVQVAMAVSHDGAGYRCAFGSSAGWDLAAACKGALHELLQSENALELMEKAYPSNRTGARVPSQLAYARTGSILEDLPLGTAPDAVSADAARAYGYEQLMQFIEDRGLTIWEFEATRPDLAIPCVKLLSPDLCTWEPRFGKRRLYEGVVERGLRGQQASEAEFAARPFPF; encoded by the coding sequence GTGCCTGTTGAACTGGCGGGGTTGGGATCCGACATCCTGTCGGATCTTGCACGTGCCGGACTGCTGCGGTCGGAGCGTGGTGGCGCCGTTCCCGAATTGCGCGTGACCGATGAAGGTTTGCGCCTTTTTGTGCCCCTGCTGGAACGGTACCAGGTCAGGCTGGTGCCGATGGTACGGGACGCCTGTCCGGTCAGATTTTGTACCGGCCTGTTGAAAGACAGGGATACTGCGGCATCTTCATCAGCACCTTTGACAGGGCCGATACCCGCCGGCGGGCAGGGCGATTTTGAAAAAAATGCAGCTCTAAGTTGTCTTGGGGAGTTGGCGGAACGGCTAAGTCTTTGTAGTCTGGGTGTCGGTGATCCGAGAATTTTTGTCGATAGGAATGAGCAACCGGAAGTAGATTTTCCGGAATTGATGGGGCTGAGTGCAGCACAGGCTGCGAAGATGGCCGGAACCCTGACCGCGAAGATTGGCGCGCGCCCCGACGGAATGACCGGTTGGCAGTCACTTTCGGATCGTCGGATCGGGTTGCGAAACCTGGTCAATGGACACCAGGTGCAGTTCCCGAGTTTTGGGGTTTTGTTTCAGGAAAGCGAACTGGCTACCGACGGTGCTTTAACCTTTGCATCAAGCGTCGGCAGCGCAGTCTGGCCCACCTTGGGAGGGGCCCGCGAGCGCGCCCTCCTGGAGCTGGCCGAACGCGATGCGGTCGCGCAGGCGTGGTACAACCGCCTGGGGATAACTTGTTTGAAGCGTGAAATGTTGCGTGACGTTCTTCCGGCCCCGTTGACGGACTACCTGAATGCGCAAATCCGGTGCTGGGGCGTGTTTCTGCTGTCCACAGATCTCCCGGTTCAGGTTGCAATGGCAGTCTCACATGACGGTGCCGGTTACCGGTGTGCTTTTGGTTCGTCCGCCGGCTGGGACCTCGCAGCCGCATGCAAGGGGGCGCTCCATGAGCTCCTGCAATCGGAAAATGCGCTCGAATTGATGGAAAAGGCGTATCCTTCGAACAGGACGGGCGCACGCGTGCCAAGCCAGCTGGCGTATGCGCGCACGGGATCCATCCTGGAGGACCTGCCGCTTGGGACGGCACCCGATGCGGTATCGGCCGATGCTGCACGAGCCTACGGCTACGAACAACTGATGCAGTTTATCGAGGATCGGGGACTGACGATTTGGGAATTCGAGGCCACGCGCCCGGACCTGGCCATTCCCTGCGTCAAGCTCCTGTCGCCGGACCTGTGCACCTGGGAGCCGCGTTTCGGCAAGAGGCGCCTTTATGAAGGCGTTGTCGAGCGGGGCTTGCGCGGACAACAGGCGAGCGAGGCCGAGTTTGCGGCCCGCCCGTTCCCGTTTTGA